Proteins encoded within one genomic window of Paenarthrobacter sp. JL.01a:
- a CDS encoding glutamate decarboxylase has protein sequence MSRAHRTTHHEPDTAVELNPLFSRPGESTIFPRFTLPEGESLPATAYQVVHDEAMLDGNSRLNLATFVGTWMETEASALYAETFDKNMIDKDEYPQTALIETRCWRMLADLWNAPDPSKSIGTSTIGSSEACMLGGLALKRRWQHARRAAGKPTDKPNLVLSSAVQVCWEKFCNYWEVEPRFVPVSNEHPTLDGHDLDQYVDENTIGVVAILGVTYTGFYEPVKLISEALDDIQARRGLDIPIHVDGASGAMVAPFLQPEMVWDFRLPRVASINTSGHKYGLVYPGLGWVVWRDAEALPEDLIFHVSYLGGDMPTFALNFSRPGAQVLLQYYLFLRLGFAGYRSVQATSRDVALYLSSEIGAMDAFTLWSDGSDIPVFAWQLTEGYTEHWNLHHLSERLRMNGWLVPAYPLPDGLSEVTVQRIVVRNGFTRDLASSFLADLTKAVGYLDSLTSPMPTDKQPEGFHH, from the coding sequence ATGAGCAGAGCCCACCGCACGACCCACCACGAGCCGGACACCGCCGTCGAACTCAATCCTTTGTTCAGCAGGCCTGGAGAGTCCACCATCTTTCCCCGCTTCACCCTGCCCGAGGGCGAATCCCTGCCGGCCACCGCCTACCAGGTTGTCCACGACGAAGCGATGTTGGACGGCAATTCCCGGCTGAACCTGGCAACGTTCGTGGGGACGTGGATGGAAACCGAAGCGTCCGCCCTGTACGCGGAAACGTTCGACAAGAACATGATCGACAAGGACGAATACCCCCAAACGGCACTCATCGAGACACGGTGCTGGCGAATGCTCGCTGACCTGTGGAACGCGCCGGATCCTTCGAAAAGCATCGGCACGTCCACCATCGGATCCTCGGAAGCATGCATGCTGGGCGGCTTGGCCCTGAAACGCCGCTGGCAACACGCACGCCGCGCAGCAGGCAAGCCAACGGACAAACCCAATCTCGTGCTCAGCTCCGCAGTCCAGGTGTGCTGGGAAAAATTCTGCAATTACTGGGAAGTCGAACCCCGTTTTGTTCCGGTGTCCAACGAACATCCCACGCTGGACGGTCACGACCTGGACCAGTACGTCGACGAGAACACCATCGGCGTCGTCGCCATCCTGGGCGTCACCTACACAGGGTTCTATGAGCCTGTAAAGCTCATCTCGGAAGCGTTGGACGACATCCAGGCGCGCCGCGGCCTGGACATCCCCATCCACGTCGATGGGGCGTCCGGCGCCATGGTGGCACCGTTCCTGCAGCCCGAAATGGTGTGGGATTTCAGGCTTCCCCGCGTAGCGTCGATCAACACCTCCGGCCACAAATACGGCTTGGTGTACCCGGGCCTGGGCTGGGTGGTGTGGCGTGATGCGGAGGCCCTCCCGGAGGACCTGATTTTCCATGTCAGCTACCTGGGCGGAGACATGCCCACCTTCGCCCTGAACTTTTCCCGGCCGGGCGCACAGGTTCTCCTGCAGTACTACCTGTTCCTGCGGCTCGGCTTTGCCGGGTACAGGTCCGTCCAGGCCACGTCCCGCGACGTGGCGCTCTACCTCTCCAGCGAAATCGGGGCCATGGACGCCTTCACCCTGTGGAGCGACGGCTCGGACATCCCCGTATTCGCCTGGCAGCTCACCGAGGGTTACACAGAGCATTGGAACCTCCACCACCTGTCCGAACGCTTGCGCATGAACGGGTGGTTGGTGCCGGCCTACCCCTTGCCGGATGGATTGAGCGAGGTGACAGTCCAGAGGATCGTCGTCAGGAACGGTTTCACCCGCGACCTCGCATCCAGCTTCCTGGCCGACCTCACCAAAGCCGTGGGCTACCTGGACAGTCTCACCTCGCCCATGCCCACCGACAAACAGCCTGAGGGCTTCCACCACTGA
- a CDS encoding class II glutamine amidotransferase: MCRLFGLHAGAEPVRATFWLLNAPDSLSVQSRREPDGAGIGTFDAAGNPHVAKQPLAAWEDHAFAREARDLKSTTFLAHVRYASTGALTMVNTHPFEQDGRLFAHNGVLRGLEKLDAQLVERGAMDLVRGQSDSERLFALITAETRAAGGDVRAGILGAVSWIADELPVFSLNFILTTATDMWALRYPATHDLFMLERRPAQASPLDARSERIRSRSAELSQSAHVLFATEPMDDNPGWRPLASGELVHVGPDLEVTSRVAFPDPPAHPLTLAGLEPAAAASQAP; this comes from the coding sequence ATGTGCCGACTCTTCGGGCTGCATGCCGGTGCCGAACCAGTGCGGGCAACGTTCTGGTTGTTGAACGCGCCGGACAGCCTCTCGGTCCAGAGCCGGCGGGAACCTGATGGTGCAGGGATAGGGACTTTCGATGCCGCGGGGAATCCTCATGTGGCCAAGCAACCGCTGGCCGCATGGGAAGACCACGCCTTCGCCCGCGAGGCCCGCGACCTGAAAAGCACCACCTTCCTGGCGCACGTCCGTTACGCCAGCACCGGGGCCCTCACCATGGTCAACACGCACCCCTTCGAGCAGGACGGCCGGCTATTCGCCCACAACGGGGTGCTCCGGGGCCTGGAAAAGCTTGATGCGCAGCTGGTTGAGCGCGGGGCCATGGACCTGGTGCGGGGCCAGTCGGACAGCGAGCGTCTTTTTGCGCTGATCACGGCGGAGACCCGGGCCGCAGGTGGGGATGTCCGCGCCGGAATATTGGGGGCCGTCAGTTGGATCGCCGACGAACTGCCGGTGTTCAGCCTCAATTTCATCCTGACGACAGCCACCGACATGTGGGCTCTCAGGTACCCAGCCACTCACGATCTGTTCATGCTGGAACGGCGCCCCGCCCAAGCCAGTCCGCTCGATGCGCGAAGTGAACGGATCCGCTCCCGCAGCGCCGAGCTCTCCCAGTCCGCGCATGTCCTCTTTGCCACCGAACCCATGGACGACAACCCGGGCTGGCGACCCCTGGCGTCCGGCGAATTGGTGCATGTCGGACCGGATCTGGAGGTCACGTCCCGCGTCGCTTTCCCCGATCCACCGGCCCATCCCCTCACCCTCGCCGGCCTCGAACCAGCGGCGGCGGCTTCGCAGGCGCCGTAA
- a CDS encoding DUF222 domain-containing protein, which translates to MRQLQEPKTASPIPLAPDHDSAGFLPADFPLCARVLPRLGDGDASSVTPGGSALDSVSFLDDASEALAGLRGSAAADALLFGFVEAADFAGRVEDLARTLDYVQIVAAQAVERTRNQEQQAQRSLAQPRKVSAAAAPEKTGIPWLTGWAEPAERATDSATESATAPGRGAVVGTGSGLGAGAGLAAGVGAGAGASAGSVLDDGYRNAAEFLRARLRIGIGEARRRLALSADALPGTGMTGQQVPARREHLAQALALAQIPSRSATIIATALEKIQHLTDQDTITRMEQALTRTATQSDPDFVTTMTRRWTDRIDQDGPEPSEEALRHTQGAFLRRRRRYGLHHLEIFATAEQYETLTTAMNTATNPRLTTTGADTTEPGTSTGTADPDTAPEANHGPVLDRRSRAQKLLDGLVGACAVAMTTGKLPTNGGLRPQLTVTIDHRDLLNTIERYNHTGSPSNPGISTGTATFTGPLHPNTIRKIACDADIIPVLLGTDSQILDIGRATRLFPPHIRKAITARDQGCAFPDCTMPAPWCETHHITYWSHGGTTGTENGTLLCSHHHHLIHKEQWRITIDTGTPRFIPPPHIDPHQTPRRNHHHTPQRT; encoded by the coding sequence ATGAGGCAGCTTCAGGAACCTAAGACGGCTTCCCCCATTCCGCTCGCGCCCGACCATGACTCTGCGGGCTTCCTGCCTGCGGATTTTCCACTATGTGCTCGTGTTCTGCCCCGGCTTGGTGACGGGGATGCCAGCAGCGTGACACCCGGCGGGTCTGCCTTGGATTCGGTCTCTTTCCTTGATGATGCGTCGGAGGCGTTGGCCGGTCTGCGTGGTTCTGCTGCGGCGGATGCGCTGTTGTTTGGGTTTGTGGAGGCGGCGGATTTCGCCGGCAGGGTCGAGGACCTGGCCCGGACGCTGGATTACGTGCAGATCGTTGCGGCCCAAGCCGTGGAACGGACCCGGAACCAGGAACAACAGGCGCAACGATCACTGGCACAGCCCCGGAAGGTCTCGGCGGCGGCCGCGCCGGAAAAGACCGGAATCCCGTGGCTGACCGGTTGGGCCGAACCCGCCGAACGCGCCACGGATTCCGCGACAGAATCGGCCACCGCCCCCGGGCGGGGTGCCGTGGTCGGAACAGGATCCGGATTGGGTGCAGGTGCAGGCCTTGCGGCGGGCGTGGGTGCTGGTGCTGGCGCTAGTGCGGGCAGTGTTCTTGATGACGGGTACCGGAACGCGGCGGAGTTCCTTCGGGCACGGTTGCGGATCGGCATCGGCGAAGCCCGGCGCAGGCTCGCTCTCTCAGCAGATGCCCTGCCCGGGACCGGAATGACCGGCCAACAGGTCCCCGCCCGGCGCGAACACCTCGCCCAAGCCCTCGCCTTAGCCCAGATACCCTCCCGGTCCGCCACGATCATCGCCACCGCCCTGGAGAAGATCCAACACCTCACCGACCAGGACACCATCACCCGGATGGAACAGGCCCTGACCCGCACAGCCACCCAATCCGACCCCGACTTCGTCACCACCATGACCCGACGCTGGACCGATCGCATCGACCAAGACGGCCCCGAACCCTCCGAAGAAGCCCTCCGCCACACCCAAGGCGCATTCCTGCGACGCCGACGCCGCTACGGACTCCACCACCTCGAAATCTTCGCCACCGCCGAACAATACGAAACCCTCACCACCGCCATGAACACCGCCACCAACCCCCGACTCACCACCACAGGGGCCGACACCACAGAACCCGGCACCAGCACCGGCACAGCAGACCCAGACACTGCCCCCGAAGCCAACCACGGTCCGGTACTGGACCGGCGCTCCCGGGCCCAGAAACTCCTCGACGGACTCGTCGGAGCCTGCGCCGTGGCCATGACCACCGGAAAACTACCCACCAACGGCGGACTCCGACCCCAACTCACCGTCACCATCGACCACCGCGACCTCCTCAACACCATCGAGCGCTACAACCACACCGGCTCACCAAGCAACCCCGGCATCAGCACCGGGACAGCGACGTTCACCGGCCCCCTGCACCCAAACACCATCCGCAAAATCGCCTGCGACGCCGACATCATCCCCGTCCTGCTCGGCACCGACTCCCAAATCCTCGACATCGGCCGCGCCACCCGCCTCTTCCCACCCCACATCCGCAAAGCCATCACCGCCCGCGACCAAGGCTGCGCCTTCCCCGACTGCACCATGCCCGCACCCTGGTGCGAAACCCACCACATCACCTACTGGTCACACGGCGGCACCACAGGAACAGAAAACGGCACCCTCCTCTGCTCCCACCACCACCACCTCATCCACAAAGAACAATGGCGCATCACCATCGACACCGGCACACCCCGGTTCATCCCCCCACCCCACATCGACCCCCACCAAACACCCCGCCGCAACCACCACCACACACCACAACGAACATAA